The DNA window TGAGAAGGGGTTAATGAAGATTCTACAATAAGAACTCTTGCATCTTTTGGACTGACCACAACATGCCTATTGTATAAgacaaaaacattaaaatgattatttaaatttgatatatagTACTATAACTTTACCtgaagaaaagtaaatgaaGAAATTCAACAAGAAGCTGATACAAATCTTCTACATCTGAATAATCAAAGACTTTTCTCACTTCCTTTGATTCTGTACATTTGACTTCTGTTTTAATTATGCCTCTTGGTACCGTTTCACCCGCATAACCAAAtctaatttgtattttatatcatattatcaaaaatgtataaatatattgttatatttaaagtATTTACTTACTTTGTATATGCACTgccaatatcaaatattaccATTTGTTTATCTGAAATATATCTAACACCTTCATATTCACGAGGCATGTTCgtagtttttattaataatcaataaataagtatccaataaaaaatattttaacaattatgAGAATACATTTACATGAGTTAAATGCAAGTTCTTTCGAAGAACTTTGcatacaattcttttttatgatattaaaaatattgacagATGACAAGTGTGCCCGAATCAGTGTTGCACTTCTTTTCTGTTTGCACGTGGTAAAAAGTTACTAGATGAATCCTTCAGTTATATCGACAAACAGAAATTTgcaatagtatatatatatatatataattgatatataagataattgtataaaatatatactgaTATAgatcgtcattttttttttaataaaataaactaatTATAAGGAAAAATTATGACGAATTATATAGACTAtgcataatttaatataaaatgatgtaTAAGTACATAAATTTGTATTCAAATagtaatatgtaaaataatttaataaaaatatgttgatATACAATAagcaaaaaattaataattatgaaatcaaattataatattagaaataatattttattaaatataagaaaagtatTATAGTAGCTTCTCTTATCaactatctttatttatttaattaaagtacagaaaaatatataaatttattaaacaatCATCTCAAGTTCTCTAGCATAATCTATAGCAAGTGTAGCTAAGTCTGCACTTGGTATTGGTTCTTCTGCTTTCTTTTCGTGTGTcgtgttaaaataaaaatatccatCCTTAGCTatattccaattttttttagtAGCAAAAGCTTTCATATCTTTCTCGCTAGATAAATTGAGCATTCTGGAAGCATCTTTAATAGAAATCTTGTCGAATGCACTTTCCATACATGCTCCAATTTCATCGCGAacagtatttaataatatgtcaatgaaaaaattataacatgCAGCTGGCACATTGCCTTTAgccaaaaatattttgttatatgaaCCCTCCATTAAATATTGTTCTAAACTTAATGGATGTCGAATATAAGGATTTGATTGTATTTGATCAGAAGGCAGGAGTTCTAATTCTGTATGAAATTCTGCTACACGATtttgagataataaaaataacaaatttaaacCCAAAAGTTGATACTTGTAAGCAGATTCAAGTAACCCAGATTtgtaatcaaaataataacatttcaaTTGGGCCATGTATCTTTCAAAAGAAGGTATATCTTCTGCAGATATACTCCATTGAGCACcaatttctaatatatctcCTGTAATTAAAGACAtacattttaatgataaacacATTGccaacaatgatattaaaaatgatattaaaaaagaaaaaaaaaaagaaaaaaaaaagaaaaaagaagaaaaaaaatacatactaGCTATGAGTAATTCATTTTGGCTCGCCGTACTATTAGATGTAGGTAGGAACATTAAATGCGTGAGGCCTACCtgtataaatcaaataatgtaaaaaaatctctttagacatatatatatatatacatacaaaaataattaaactaatatacaaaaaaaaag is part of the Vespa crabro chromosome 8, iyVesCrab1.2, whole genome shotgun sequence genome and encodes:
- the LOC124426130 gene encoding 26S proteasome non-ATPase regulatory subunit 8; amino-acid sequence: MAALKDVVSLYQNLKQEWTRPSCNLKKCGKLLNQLKVGLTHLMFLPTSNSTASQNELLIARDILEIGAQWSISAEDIPSFERYMAQLKCYYFDYKSGLLESAYKYQLLGLNLLFLLSQNRVAEFHTELELLPSDQIQSNPYIRHPLSLEQYLMEGSYNKIFLAKGNVPAACYNFFIDILLNTVRDEIGACMESAFDKISIKDASRMLNLSSEKDMKAFATKKNWNIAKDGYFYFNTTHEKKAEEPIPSADLATLAIDYARELEMIV